DNA sequence from the Cucurbita pepo subsp. pepo cultivar mu-cu-16 chromosome LG06, ASM280686v2, whole genome shotgun sequence genome:
ATTGGAAGGGATCCTTAAAAGGGGTTATTTCCAcgtcataaataaaataagtcaACATATTAAATACATTGAAATCGGTTCACATTGCtttataatgaaataaagTTTTTGTCGACGTGGAAATTAAATTGCAAATTGAGGATTATATGACTCTTAATTTATGCTTATGGTGGTGGACACGTCAGATACAAGTGGACACGAGAGCTTTTATTTAGGATTTTGTCTCTATAAATGATAATGACTCGACCTCTGACGTGGCAGCAAGTTATAGGGACAAGTCTTATTGGAGGATGTCGGCAATGGAAACACAAGGGTTGAAAGGTCAAAGatttatctaaaataaaatcttatttttttacaacCTAACATCCTTggctttttcttatttaaaaaattgaaaaggaatcttttttttttaggttgttaataaataattttcaaattattttttaaaataatttagtcgCGAAGactattatttaataaatttgattaatttcaTCGAActcattgaaatttttatgaatttagttGTTTGTGTATATTCTCGTTTAAcctgaattaaataaatatgaatattttgttaattttattttgtatttatttgttctaattatttttgtattatttattttaattattattttattattttatcccGACTAAATAAAGTTTCAAGTTATTGAGatgtaaatataaatgaatatttgaaaataaatatatatatatatatatatattgcgtggcattattattattattattatttgagttGATTATTGTATGTAGGTGGTTGCCATCTCATTTATGGCCATCAATACCAACCTGTCACTAAAGTCGTGggaaatattataataatatggaTTTAGTtgggattttattttttattttttcaatttaaattaaattagtttatattacCGGCATACATGATTGGACTTGGgttgaaggattttttttGGATCAACTCTAAAGTTCGGGTTGTTTGGATTGATAACTCAATCCAGCTCAACTGGAAAATGTAGGGCTGAGTGGAGAAGTTTGATGACAAACATAGAGTGGAAAAGTCCGATGAAGTGGAATAGAGCACGAAACGGAGAGACAGTCGATGACGACGTTCGACGAGAAACATGGACATGAGGTTGAGCGGAGAAATGGAACTAAGAAGAGAGTCCAGAGAAATAAAGAGACGGACGACTTCGACATCCGATGACACACATAAACGAGACGAGAATAGGTCGAGAGAAGTTGAACGACGAACACTGTGATGTGAGTGTGTGAGACTGTAAGTACGAGAGTCGAGACTTCACTTCGCTTACTTAGTTACCCTTTAGGTCGAAGATAGACATTGCGTGAGACTACGAGACAAAGAGTAGAGAGAGTCAAAGAGATAGTGTGAGAGTTTAGACTCGTTAGGGGTAAGGGCAGACGCATACGATGATTCACGAGTTTGGACTGTGTGAGTTTGAacctattttattattactttttttttttattaagattttcGAGTTAGGTCGGGTTGActcaataatttgaattttgaacccgaacccaaccaaaatttgaaaatcctTTTAAATCCAACTTAACCGTTGGAGATTTtcctttaataatttaaacaaactatgttttaaataaattaaaaaaaaaaaaaaaattcctttaCTATAACCATTAATGGGCCTGCAATTTCAGGCCCTGCAATTTCAGGCCCACTAATCCAACCTGGGCTTTGATGTGGTGGTTCTCCCCCTCTCCCTTTGATCAACCCTTCTATATTATaattgggtcgggttgggttgacCCGACACTGAATCTATACCCAACCCGAATTGGATCGGGTCCTAaaaaatccaacccaacccttataattTAGGTTGGATCGGGTCAGTTTCTTAACAGTaccttaatattttaaaacgtcATTTTTAGAtgtcttcaaatttcaaattttataatattaattaaaataatgttgtatTTATTAATCCATAATTATAAGACTAAACgtcttattaaaatattatattatagatCGAAACTAATACATatagttaattaataaatatgttacatattttttaaaattttgattacgaaattatttgtaatgatttctatcaaatattataaaataataaaattcaaaattttgatttttttttaaaaattatattaaaacttaaGTCTTCTATGGGTCTAATGAAATTTGGAAGACCAATTCAAAGTAAAAGAAGGGTAAGGAATTTCGTGAAAGCTTACCATCACTTTCTGGGAGGGATGCAAACTAGATCGTGTGCCGCCAAATGCTTCGCAAATTCTCTTTGAATTATCACCACACACTTTGGAAGACTGCTTCCTGCATGACTCATGACCCGGAAGGGGAGTTTTCTGCTTTGAATTCTACTCATCTTCGAACGTTTTTGTATTGATCTGAGATTGCATTGCCAAATTGGTAATCTGTGTTTGATTCATGTTAATCGCAATACTTTAATGGCGAAGGAAAACAGAGTTAGTGAAGAAATGTTTAAGAACAAGAATTTAAAGTCGTTTCgaggaaaaaaatgttgggtttagggttttaatcTATTTGCTTCCATATATTCTCATTGTTCCATGTTTATGGATTGTACAAATAGGAAACGGCTGGCTctgatttgtgtttgtgttcttgaagaattagaaattaaaagggTCTGAATATTTGTAATGATAGTcccaaactttatgaaattattgaaCTCTTCCATGGTGGTTGGAATTGGAATTAATGAAACTTGGTTGTCAggatttattgcatgttcttgTGGACAGAGTCAATGCTTGAAGTCTTGGAATTTTGTGGACAATTGGATTCTTAGAGTGAAAAAAGAGAAGTTTAAAGAGATGGTAGGGGTTTATTGCTACACTGTATATATTGGGAGGGAGAGAGCGAAGCCTTTGGCTTATGCCTATCATTCTCATAAGAAATGGGAAAGCTTCactttctgttttctttcttgttgttgtttgcTGCCATGGTTTCTGGAAGGCATGAAACTCAAAGAACTGCGGGCTCAACAATGGTTGATGGTAAACAGGGCAGGATAGGAGCCATTGTAGATATGAGTTCTAGGATTGGTAAGGAAGAGATTTTAGCTATGCAGATGGCTATAGAGGATTTTAACTCCTTGAGCAATCGAAATTTCAGTCTCGTCGTTAGAGATTCCAGAAGTGATCCCAATCTAGCAGCTCTAGCTGGTGAGAGTTCTTATTTCTGTTCATATCAATTTAAGTTTCCAGCTACTTTCTATCATTAAACAGAGTTTATCATCGAAACACAATCTAAAATGAACTATTGAATTTGCAGCTAAAGATCTCATCAGTATGCAACGAGTTCAGGTTCTTATAGGGCCCCAAACCTGGGAAGTGGCATCCGTAGTTTCGGAGGTTGGAAATGAGGAGCAGATTCCGGTATTAGCGTTAGCTAACGAAATACCGAAGTGGGCAAACGAGAAGTTCAAATTCTTGGTCCAAGCTTCTCCCTCTCAGTTAAATCAAATGAGAGCTATAGCTGGTATTATCGGTTCATGGGATTGGCGCCTAGTCAATGTTATATATGAAGATAGAGATTTCTCAACCACTGAAATATTTCCTCATCTTGTACATGCCCTCAAAGACGTAGGAGCTGAAGTAAGTGAATTTGTTGGTCTCTCACAATTTGATTCTGATTTATTCACCAAAGAATTGGAGAGGCTAAGAAGAGGGTCGAGCAGAATTTTTGTAGTTCATTTGCCATTCAAGTTGGCACTGCGTTTATTCGAGATAGCAAAAGAGATGAGAATGATGGGAAAGGACTATGTATGGATCACCACCGATACTTTCACAAGCCTTGCACATTCTTTCAATGTTTCTATCAACTCTGTACTACAAGGAGTTGTTGGAGTCAAGAGCTACTTCCCAGAAAAAAATCCTCGATATCGTGACTTTTATCTTCGGTTTTGTCGAAGGTTTAGATTAGAGCATTTTGATGAGGACAACAACGAGCCCGGTATCTTTGCAGTACAGGCTTATGATGCTGCAACGACAGCAGCTATGGCAATGAGTGAAATCCAAGAAAAGGGCAATGATCACTTGTTAGAAAAAATAGAGCTCACTGACTTTCAAGGACTCGGTGGAAAGATTCAGTTTAAGGACAGAAAATTGGCCCCAGCTGATACTTTTCAGATTATCAATACCTTGGGAAGGAGTTATATGGAACTAGGCTTCTGGTCTGATACATTAGGATTCTCGCAAGAGTTGAGGGAAAATTCGTCTTCTAGCTCGTCGATGAAGGATCTTAGCCAAGTGTTTTGGCCAGGTGGATCTTCTGAAACTCCAAAGGGATGGGTCGTACCAACAGATGCCAATCCATTGAGAATTGGGGTGCCAACTGGTTCCATGTTCAAACAGTATGTACAAGTGGAAGAAGATCATAAGGCCTTCAATGGACTTGCAGTTGATCTGTTTAAAGAAACATTAGTCATCCTGCACGCCCCTCTGTCGTACCAGTTCTATCATTTCGATGGCTCATATGATGATTTGGTGAATGAAATCTACTTAAAGGTAAGGAAAAACTGCAAGAACAACTTGCCTTTCTTTGCATGCTTATAAGAGTTTCTAAACAAAGCAGCCATAACTTGATAGaagatttttctattttagttgCGTTACACATAATACTAACAATCTTTCCTTATTCTGCTTGTCTATGAAGAACTTTGACGCAGTTATAGGTGATATAGCCATAATATCACGACGCTATGAACATGCCGAGTTTACACATCCTTACTCTGAAGCAGGACTGGTGATGATAGTTCCTACCACAAATGACACAAGCAACAAAGCATTGTTGTTCACAAAGCCCTTTACTGTGACCATGTGGATTCTAATTGCTGTGGTAACCGTCTACAATGGCTTTGTCGTGTGGTTCATAGAACGAGGTCACTATCCTGAACATGATGGTTCAATGCTTGATGAAGCTGGAGCCATGTTTTTCTCATCCTTCACCACTCTCTTCTCCTTGCACGGTAACTAACAAAACTGATGAGTTTTCTTGTCATTCTTGCTTCTCCatttggaaaaaataaaacaaaacagatAATCTAACATTGTTTTGGCTGATTTTCTTGACAAAAGGCAATAGGCTGCACAGTAACTTATCGCGGATGGCTATGGTGGCGTGGCTATTCATGGCACTTGTGGTAACTCAGACATACACAGCTAATCTTGCCAGCATGCTCACTGTTCAAAAGTTCAAGGCGACTATATCGAATATTGAGACTCTCCAGAAAATGAATGCATATGTGGGAAACGGCAGAGGAACCTTTGTCAAAAGGTATTTGGAAGAAGTTTTGGAATTCCCtaccaaaaatataaaaaactaCACTGCCCAAGACGATTTAGCTGAGGCTCTCAGAAACCAGGAGATAGCAGCTGCATTTCTTGAAGTCCCTTATGCAAAACTATTCCTCGCAAGATTTTGCAATGAATTCATGATTTCTGGACCAACCTACCATGTTGGAGGATTTGGATTTGTAAGATATATTGCTTCTACGTTTGCCTTTCATCTCATTTAATCCTCTGTTCTCTAGATTAACTTACGTTCTTGCTTCGCGACGTCTTGCAGGCGTTTCCGAGAGGCTTTCCGCTGTTACACGACGTTAACAAAGCACTGCTTAAGGTATTTGAAAGTGGCAAGTATAGAGAGTTGGAAGAAAGCATGATTGCTAGGGAGAAATGTGAGGATAGGGAAGCAAAAGTGAAAAGTTCAAGCCTCAGCCCCAATAGCTTCTTTTTACTATTTGTATTAAGTGGAGGAGTATCAACATTAGCATTGACATTGTACACTATCAGTGTTCATAAATCATTTCTTCAACAGACCGTTCTTTGGAGATTAATGTTAGCTGTAATCAAGAACTGGGGAAATCACAGGAGGGAATTTTCTCGACAACCAAACGACGTGCTGCTAACCGTCCCAAAGATCTTCCCAAACGCTACAAACCTGCAAATTCAGGTCCAGTAAACTGTATATGGTTCAGTTTTGTTTTAAGTAGAATTATGGGTAGAAGATGACTAGGTAGCTTTAGTGGGAAATATGGAAAACCTTGTagattattaacaatttttcaTAGGTTGATATgtaaaaatttattctttGATCCAATGAACAGCTCACACATCCCCTGGGGTTTAGTTTTTTTGAATCACTTTAGTATGAATATAGCTATTTGGTCTGAGGTCGAAGGTCGAAGGTTCAAATTCTTATTTGTAGTTATTTAGTTGGATAAGTAATATGAGAGACTATATTCGGTCATAATGAAATCTTCTCATATCTCGACCACGACTCGGTCAAATTGTactattttttagttcaacttgtattttatgaatttgtgGCATCACCTATGTCCATTTTCCACACTACATGTCAAATTCATTACTATTCCatagaaaattattgttttgtcAATACTCCGTTAACGTATAATTTAATCACACTTTGAATTCTTAAATTCTAGACTATGCGGACGTTGTTTGAATCTTTAAGTTCATCATTTACTTCCAATTCAAATGACGAGGCTTGATAAAAAACTGTAATAAATAGCTAAAATGAACGTGTCTAAACCCGAATTGGTGGGAAAAGAAGTTAGGGTGTCATGGGAATAGACAGAAGTAGCAAATTGACGGTAAGTAGTGTAAGTTGAGGAAGAGctattttagaatttgagGAGACGGAAGACCTAAAGTTTCTAACATGTACAGGAGCGTGCCCCATACGTAACCGAGTGGTGGCACTGCTAACAAATTGCTAGTCTTTTTCGAGAACAAGGTGAAGCTAAAGATAATTTGTCTAggaatatgtttatgatagaACCATTGCAGTGTATTTTTATTCCGATTACAGCTTCACATCACATCGGTGAAAAGTGTATTTGAATGATCATCGCTATAATTCTAAAGTTTTTATGTGatttttggagaaaaaaaagtttaattattctttaagataaaatattttaaaatttattgttcaTAATTAAGACCAAGTCTCAAGAGCATTGACGAAAAAATGGCCATACAAGAACGGGATTAAATGCCCAAAATAATTCCTCAAACTCTGGCGAAGTCCAAAGGAGAAATCTACGAAAACCcttcaagaaatttgaaaaaaaaatggagtaaGCTTGAAAGATTCAACTTACCCATTTGAATATTACGAACAAGCTTCAGAGATTCTCGTCCATGGCGATGACTCGCGACCAGGAAAGTCAAtcgtttattaattatttattcactcTTGTCTCTATTTCATCTTTGAATAttgttcatcttctttctAATGTTTCCTTCCTTTTCCCCTCATTTATATCTTCTAATGCTTGTGCTCTGTATTGAATCTGAGATGGAGATCACAAAATGGGTAACCTCTGTTTCTAATGGAATTTCTGATTTGAATCCATTTTCTCAgttctttttgttcattgaGTTGTTTGAATGGTGTAGATTGTTTCATTGTGCTGTCTGAACACTATATTTACCAAAGTGCTATCAAataatcaatgccttttcATGGTTCTTAGAATTTAAAGGGGATTGTCAAGCTTCATCCACTCATTGTTCTAGGTAGAGTCAAGAACTCTCTGAAGTTAGTCAGCCAAAAATGTATTGTTCTTATTAGTTGCCTTACAAGATAAAGGATAGGGGGCTTATGTCTTTATGAAAAATGGGACTGTTCCCtgctctgttttctttcttcttggtTGCTTTGGTAGTTTCTTGGGGGCATGAAACTGAAGGGAACATGAACTTGACGATGGATGATAGTGGAAAGGGCAGAATTGGGGTCATTGTAGACGAGAGTTCTAGGATTGGTAAGGAAGAGATGTTGGCTATGCAGATGGCTGTTGAAGATTTTAACTCCTCCAGGAATCAGAGCTTTAGTCTTGTTATCAGAGACTACAAAAGTGATCCCAATCTTGCAGCTCTTGCAGGTAAGAGTTTAGATTTCTTCTTTAATCTTAATTGAATGTGTAACGGTTCatgtccaccgctagtagatattgtcctctttgggttttgccttccggacttccccttagtttttaaaacgcgtatgatagggagagtttttcacacccttacaaagaatgtttcgttctcctccccaaccatgtgggatctcacaatctactccccatttggggcccagtgtccttgctgacactcgttcaccgatgtgggatctcacaatccacccccttcgaggcttagcgtcctcgctgacactcgttcccttctccaatcgatgtgggactccccaatccaccccattcggggcccagcgtccttggtggcacaccgcctcatgtccacccctcttcggggcttagcctcctcactgacacatcacctggtgtttggctttgataccatttgtaacggcttaAGTCcactactaatagatattgttctctatAGGTTTTCCCTCCCGGGCTTtcgctcaaggtttttaaaacgcgtctgctagagagagatttccacacccttataaagaatgttttgttctcttccccaaccatatagaatctcacaatccacccccttcggagcctaGCGTCCTTCCCGACACACCGTCTtgtgtccactccccttcagggcttaactcctcgctgacacatcgcccattttctggctttgataccatttgtaatagcccaagcccaccgctagccgatattgtcctctttgtgctttccgttccaggctttccctcaaggtttttaaatcgcgtctgctagggagagggtttcacactcttataaagaatctttcgttctcctcctcaaccgatgttggatctcacaaaatgCCTTCTTGTTCGTATCCATCGAACTATTTTGAAGTATGAAGATTCCTGGTTTGTTCACTTTGGTTTAATCAAGCTACTTCCTATGCTTCAAAGTGAGTTTATAACTTTAGCACAATCTAACCAAGTTGTTGAACTTGCAGCTAAAGAACTCATCAGTATGCAACGAGTTCAGGTTCTTATAGGACCTCAAACCTGGGAAGCGACATCCATAGTTTCCGAGGTCGGAAATGAGAAGCAGACTCCGGTTCTAACGTTAGCTAATGAAATA
Encoded proteins:
- the LOC111797069 gene encoding glutamate receptor 2.8-like isoform X1 encodes the protein MGKLHFLFSFLLLFAAMVSGRHETQRTAGSTMVDGKQGRIGAIVDMSSRIGKEEILAMQMAIEDFNSLSNRNFSLVVRDSRSDPNLAALAAKDLISMQRVQVLIGPQTWEVASVVSEVGNEEQIPVLALANEIPKWANEKFKFLVQASPSQLNQMRAIAGIIGSWDWRLVNVIYEDRDFSTTEIFPHLVHALKDVGAEVSEFVGLSQFDSDLFTKELERLRRGSSRIFVVHLPFKLALRLFEIAKEMRMMGKDYVWITTDTFTSLAHSFNVSINSVLQGVVGVKSYFPEKNPRYRDFYLRFCRRFRLEHFDEDNNEPGIFAVQAYDAATTAAMAMSEIQEKGNDHLLEKIELTDFQGLGGKIQFKDRKLAPADTFQIINTLGRSYMELGFWSDTLGFSQELRENSSSSSSMKDLSQVFWPGGSSETPKGWVVPTDANPLRIGVPTGSMFKQYVQVEEDHKAFNGLAVDLFKETLVILHAPLSYQFYHFDGSYDDLVNEIYLKNFDAVIGDIAIISRRYEHAEFTHPYSEAGLVMIVPTTNDTSNKALLFTKPFTVTMWILIAVVTVYNGFVVWFIERGHYPEHDGSMLDEAGAMFFSSFTTLFSLHGNRLHSNLSRMAMVAWLFMALVVTQTYTANLASMLTVQKFKATISNIETLQKMNAYVGNGRGTFVKRYLEEVLEFPTKNIKNYTAQDDLAEALRNQEIAAAFLEVPYAKLFLARFCNEFMISGPTYHVGGFGFAFPRGFPLLHDVNKALLKVFESGKYRELEESMIAREKCEDREAKVKSSSLSPNSFFLLFVLSGGVSTLALTLYTISVHKSFLQQTVLWRLMLAVIKNWGNHRREFSRQPNDVLLTVPKIFPNATNLQIQVQ
- the LOC111797069 gene encoding glutamate receptor 2.8-like isoform X2; protein product: MVDGKQGRIGAIVDMSSRIGKEEILAMQMAIEDFNSLSNRNFSLVVRDSRSDPNLAALAAKDLISMQRVQVLIGPQTWEVASVVSEVGNEEQIPVLALANEIPKWANEKFKFLVQASPSQLNQMRAIAGIIGSWDWRLVNVIYEDRDFSTTEIFPHLVHALKDVGAEVSEFVGLSQFDSDLFTKELERLRRGSSRIFVVHLPFKLALRLFEIAKEMRMMGKDYVWITTDTFTSLAHSFNVSINSVLQGVVGVKSYFPEKNPRYRDFYLRFCRRFRLEHFDEDNNEPGIFAVQAYDAATTAAMAMSEIQEKGNDHLLEKIELTDFQGLGGKIQFKDRKLAPADTFQIINTLGRSYMELGFWSDTLGFSQELRENSSSSSSMKDLSQVFWPGGSSETPKGWVVPTDANPLRIGVPTGSMFKQYVQVEEDHKAFNGLAVDLFKETLVILHAPLSYQFYHFDGSYDDLVNEIYLKNFDAVIGDIAIISRRYEHAEFTHPYSEAGLVMIVPTTNDTSNKALLFTKPFTVTMWILIAVVTVYNGFVVWFIERGHYPEHDGSMLDEAGAMFFSSFTTLFSLHGNRLHSNLSRMAMVAWLFMALVVTQTYTANLASMLTVQKFKATISNIETLQKMNAYVGNGRGTFVKRYLEEVLEFPTKNIKNYTAQDDLAEALRNQEIAAAFLEVPYAKLFLARFCNEFMISGPTYHVGGFGFAFPRGFPLLHDVNKALLKVFESGKYRELEESMIAREKCEDREAKVKSSSLSPNSFFLLFVLSGGVSTLALTLYTISVHKSFLQQTVLWRLMLAVIKNWGNHRREFSRQPNDVLLTVPKIFPNATNLQIQVQ